The sequence gtgcatgattttttttaccgtgACCGACATACGTCGGAGCTATACGTTGATGTGTGAACCGGGTTTCTAATTCTTATGCACaacaaaagtaatataaaacaatacatctTTATTGAACGATTATCTAATATATAATGCCAAACAAGCATTTGGATTTAcgattgcatttcttttttttaaagaaagcaacttgtaTAGTTTGTTAATAAacccatcatagataccagcGGCTCAAAATTGTGACGTTCTTTTCATCCGCCTGGTTCAACGTCCAACAAGAAAACGTCCAGATTATGACGTTACCTCTTTTCGTCGCCCGGGCTATCTTTCCCTCGCTACGTTAAGACGTCCAGTACGATATTTCTGAGTAGCAGTGTTTTCAAAAGATTTCGAAGAAAAGGAAAATGGATTGTGTTTATATTCCAGATATTTACCACATTACTTCAGTTTCAAATACAACGTAAGGTTTTTTTACTAGAATTTTGTCCTTTGATTGATACTGTTCTTTctactgtatatatattctatattcATGATCTGCTTTGTACAGTTTTTCATTGGATGTGGAGGTGTACgtaataaaattgttatttcatGAATTGAGTTATTTGACTGAAAACTTATTGATCTAAACATATATCTTCTTATTATgacttatatctatatataaccTCTTGTGTCTGTCGATTTAAACGAGTTCACAATGTTCGCTCACGATATGCAGTGAAATTTGGCAAAACGttaaggaatttttggtcctcaatgctctgcaACTTCTTACTTTATGTGGCcttttgttactttttattttattcgagcgtcactgatgagtcttttgtaggcgaaacgcgcgtctggcgtaaatataaaaatttcaatcctggtatatatgatgagatTATCTCGAATAAGATATAAACCAAGACCATGTCAAAGTTGATGTCAAACATAATTCGGTTATTTTCTTCCTCTACAGAATCGATGTATTTGCTACTATCAGCGAGTTTCTTGAGGTGAACTTCCATTCGGGAACAGATTTCCCAAGACAACAATTACATGGCATCATGCATGAAATGGTGAATTACAAAAAGAATACGGGTaagattttacatataaatgcaatttcaagacttcataaaaaaaaaacaataatttgttatCTCTTAGTGGTAACTGAGACTAATTAATTATGTCTGTTGTGTATTTTTTGACTCTCAAAACATCATTGTTCTTTGAAAACTAAAATTTCGGATGAAGGTTTTTtcctttacaaatatttaaaggaaTACAAAACTTAATGATGAACTAAAATTGCATAGCTAGGTATGACCAGACAGATTTTGAGGTGAAGCGAACAGAAAAAACCATTGACacttattatttgaaatttgggTTTCCTCCTCTTTAACTGTTATTGTGATTGTAAGTGTATTGTATTCTTCaagtttatatctatttattcatcaagttgcatatttttatttttgttttccagATTTTCCGGAAATTAACAAATTGCTTTATCTCCTAACTGAGATGGTTTTAGGTGTTGTCGAATCCCACCAATCAAGCAGTTTTGATAGTAAGAAGTCCTTTGCTGAAACAATTCAAAGCAAACTTATTAAACTGGTTCCATCATCTGACAGTATGCGGCCAATCCCAACGTAAGTTGTTTGATTTAGAAAGTGTTCTTGTATTTACTCTCAAGAGTTTTCGTTACTAAAAgcctaatttttaaaaatatactttcTAAATGTAAAAGATATGTCGGGCTAATTAAAATGAAACCGATGTATATAATAGTTTAACTGGGacctatattttataattatggatatttttttataacgaTGTATATTAAACTTATATTCTTTAACTGAATACGAAAGCAATTATTTCCCTCCTCCAAAGATCCTTTCTGATACATTTATCGAAGTTAATATTTCGAATATGCAAACGTTTTGAGTATCGCATTACATATTTCAGATTTGATCATGTAAAAACTGAGGAATATTATACAGATGTCGATGAAATGTATAAACTGATGAGAACacacaaacatatatacaaagaCATGCAAAGACAACAAGAGGTAATTTCAAACAGCCGAAATTTTGGTAAACTGCTATATCTGCAAGTGGTTAgtttaattactattattttcAAGAGCTTAAATTTGCTATCGATTCAGAAATAGATGATATTATTTATGTGACTGTTATGGTGTTTTCTCCATGTCGAAGGCCGACTTTCAGCAACTTCTTTTCTGAGAACTACATTTtattaattagatataggaagatgtggtgtgagtgccaatgagacaactctccatccaaataacaatttaaaaagtaaaccattatatattaaagtacggccttcaacacggagccttggctcacaccgaacaacaagctataaagggccccaaaattactagtgtaaaaccattcaaacgggaaaaccaacggtctaatctatataaacaaaataataatgacCATTTTAGAATCATTGGTATACCTATAACCattttgcattgtttttcaCACAAAATGTCTAGCAGTGAGAATATGGCATGAAATAAGAATATGTTATATTTCCAGATATGTTGGAGTGCTAACAGTAAGGTGAAGACATACGAATTATGCTTGAAGACAGCAAAGATGTCACGAAACTACATGGCAGATAAACtatctaaaacaaaattgaaaagacGAGATGAAAGCATTCAGATTTTGCAGAAAATACTTAACGATAAAATGGAGAAAGCAGCAGAAACAGCCATCACATACCAAACCTTAATAACAAAGGAGAAAGCAACAAGAAATGCCTTGAGATTGGTAagtataacagaaaaaaaaatacatttttaatattcaaactttcttcttatttcaattacaaatcagaaaaaaatatgtagttaTGTAATTTCATTGAAATTGTGAAAGGAGAAAGGTATATTGTTGTATGCAAACCGAGGAAAGGTTCATAGCATGAACACGTCATTTGCATAGAGCACCAATCAACCGTTTTATCGGTTCTCGTACACTAATTCAGGTTTTTATTGGTTCTCGTACACCAATCAAACATTTCAGATTTGCACTTTCCGTCACTCGACTGTTTCAAACAtcataaataaaggaaaaaacacttttaaaaagtaaaaagtacGCAATTAATCCGACGTACACGTTGTAGAATTCCTCTTAAATATTTGTAgtataattgatttatattttagctTAAAAAGTCAGTATTTTAAAAGTCAGTATTTTagtattgaattgaatttttgaattctattttttttatagattgaaAGAAACCTTGTGGACGATATCAAATTCAACTTGATCGATCGTATTCAGAGCGGACTAGTATCTATGAAGTACATCTTAGCCTCACAGACTAATAAGTAAGTTACAAATATTGAATATGTATGTATTGTGGAGGGTTAAAGCAAATGATAGATCTCACTACTCTTACAACATCGTTACTACCTAAAATTAACCCTTTTAGACTGTGTCCTCTCTGTTGATTTTGGAAAGCTCTAATGACGGTTATCTTAAGTTGACATTGACTTTCATAATATCTtagtttgaaattatttattgcaTCAACAACCAAGTTcactcattttcatttttcgttTGTAGACTTTATGAATTACTTCCAATCATTGACGATTTTGACTGCCGACTAGCTGCAGAGTCAATTATAGAGAAGCTTAGCTCCAAATACCAATATAACTCACCACAGGTAAGCAGGATTGTTCTTATGAACATTACCTTTTTAACTTATAAAAGAGGATTTTTGTCAGAAAACAcggtcaaacatccaaacatactatccacattgatctgtgtccacacttgttaacttataatatttatagttCAATCGCTAAATCTAACAACTTGCCATTTGTATTTCTTTCACAGCAGCTTTTTTTGATGAGTAGACATAtatgtgctgacatgaattgtcattgatatggttatatttataaatctgtttactacaaaaattttattttttttaaatactaaggcttttctacctcaggcatagattaccttagctgtatttggcaaaacttttaggaattttgttcCTCAAttctctttaacttcgtactttatttggcttttttaacttttaattcactgatgagtgttttgtagacgaaaaagtaaaaaacacaaaaatactgaactccgaggaaaatttaaaaaggaaagtccaaaatcaaaaggcaaaatcaaaagtccaaacacatcaaacgaatggataacaactgtcaatttcctgaacctctcacttgtatgacagtcgcatcaaattccattgcattgtcaacgatgcatgaacaaaacaaacatactcaaaggtaaaaatgtcaaaaataggggtacagcagacCAGACTCAAGCTGGCAGCCACTTTTATCGGCCAATCAAGATAGCAGCCACTTTTTTCCAGCAGCCAATTTTGACAATATGTCTAAAAACCCAAAAACTGCATAAGACTCAAACGTTCCAAAAATCGCTAAATCttagtaaaaaataattcaacagcGGAATTCGACAATTTCGCGGCTTGTACttaatttaaaagcatttcattacgtttaaaatatgtatgtgaagttagctgCCGGTTtgttattcgatattcgatattcaatatcagACGGTTGCTAGCAGTCggttcaatattaaaatatagttgaaaatcattaaaaagtataattttcaaAGTTACATGGTTAACAGGAGTGAAAAATAACGCCGCAAATAGTTTTATGACCCCTTCAAGCTGTCGTAAattctcgttgtcctcgaatataaacccttatataaattgcatatttgtctttatgttatatagatttttatcaataaaacgaCATCAAAGATTCAtcaaagatttaatttaatatataatatctaAAACTAAAACTTAAGCCGGCCACTCTAAAAACATTCagatatatgaaaagaaatatctATGGAAAgtcaaaaaagaataaatatatagtgAAGACCTACGGGAGACCACTCAGATGACAGTGAGAACCCTGgtgtttcaatatttcaaatgcaaagATATTAAAGACTCTATAGTATATAAATTGGGTGTACATATAAACGTGACTAAAAAGATTTTTGGTTATGGGTattgaaaatacgtaaatggggaACTTTGcatctctgtggtggccagacgggcccggatcccagaaaaatatttaagtggggaatagcttgggtcaatacctttaaaatgagctaggtccggtttagaactttgccgtagggatataccgaagagtaccgaatgtgtgattgatatgaaaaaatacgtaaatgggcaactttgaacctctgtggtggccagacgggcccggatcccagaaaaatatttaagtggggaatagcttgggtcaatacctttaaaatgagctaggtccggttcggaactttgccgtagggatataccgacgagtaccgaatgtgtgattgatatgaaaaatacgtaaatgagcaactttgaacctctgtggtggccagacgggcccggatcccagaaaaatatttaagtgggaaatagcttgggtcaatacctgtaaaatgagctaggtccggttcggaactttgccgtagggatataccgaagagtaccgaatgtgtgattgatatgaaaaatacgtaaatgggcaactttgaacctctgtggtggccagacgggccaggatcccagaaaaatatttaagtggggaatagcttgggtcaatacctttaaaatgagctaggtccggttcggaactttgccgtagggatataccgaagagtaccaaatgtgtgattgatatgaaaaatacgtaaatgggcaactttgaacctctgtggttaccagacgggcccggatcccagaaaaatatttaagtggggaatagcttgggtcaatacctttaaaatgagctaggtccggttcggaactttgccgtagggatataccgaagagtaccgaatgtgtgattgatatgaaaaatacgtaaatgggcaactttgaacctctgtggtggccagacgggcccggatcccagaaaaatatttaagtggggaatagcttgtgTCAATACCtgtaaaatgagctaggtccggttcggaactttgccgtagggatataccgaagagtaccgaatgtgtgattgatatgaaaaaatacgtaaatgggcaactttgaacctctgtggtggccagacgggcccggatcccagaaaaatatttaagtggggaatagcttgggtcaatacctttaaaatgagctaggtccggttcggaactttgccgtagggatataccgacgagtaccgaatgtgtgattgatatgaaaaatacgtaaatgagcaactttgaacctctgtggtggccagacgggcccggatcccagaaaaatatttaagtggggaatagcttgggtcaatacctgtaaaatgagctaggtccggttcggaactttgccgtagggatataccgaagagtaccgaatgtgtgattgatatgaaaaatacgtaaatgggcaactttgaacctctgtggtggccagacgggccaggatcccagaaaaatatttaagtgaggaatagcttgggtcaatacctttaaaatgagctaggtccggttcggaactttgccgtagggatataccgaagagtaccgaatgtgtgattgatatgaaaaaatacgtaaatgggcaactttgaacctctgtggttaccagacgggcccggatcccagaaaaatatttaagtggggaatagcttgggtcaatacctttaaaatgagctaggtccggttcggaactttgccgtagggatataccgaagagtaccgaatgtgtgattgatatgaaaaatacgtaaatgggcaactttgaacctctgtggtggccagacgggcccggatcccagaaaaatatttaagtggggaatagcttgtgTCAATACCtgtaaaatgagctaggtccggttcggaactttgccgtagggatataccgaagagtaccgaatgtgtgattgatatgaaaaatacgtaaatgagcaactttgaacctctgtggtggccagacgggcccggatcccagaaaaatatttaagtggggaatagcttgggtcaatacctttaaaatgagctaggtccggttcggaactttgccgtagggatataccgaagagtaccgaatgtgtgattgatatgaaaaatacgtaaatgggcaactttgaacctctgtggtggccagacgggcccggatcccagaaaaatatttaagtggggaatagcttgggtcaatacctttaaaatgagctaggtccggttcggaactttgccgtagggatataccgaagagtaccgaatgtgtgattgatatgaaaaatacgtaaatgggcaactttgaacctctgtggtggccagatgggcccggatcccagaaaaatatttaagtggggaatagcttgggtcaatacctttaaaatgagctaggtccggtagggatataccgaagagtaccgaatgtgtgattgatatgaaaaaatacgtaaatgggcaactttgaacctctgtggtggccagacgggcccggatcccagaaaaatatttaagtggggaatagcttgggtcaatacctttaaaatgagctaggtccggttcggaactttgccgtagggatataccgaagagtaccgaatgtgtgattgatatgaaaaatacgtaaatgagcaactttgaacctctgtggtggccagacgggcccggatcccagaaaaatatttaagtggggaatagcttgggtcaatacctgtaaaatgagctaggtccggttcggaactttgccgtagggatataccgaagagtaccgaatgtgtgattgatatgaaaaatacgtaaatgagcaactttgaacctctgtggtggccagacgggcccggatcccagaaaaatatttaagtggggaatagcttgggtcaatacctgtaaaatgagctaggtccggttcggaactttgccgtagggatataccgaagagtaccgaatgtgtgattgatatgaaaaatacgtaaatgggcaactttgaacctctgtggtggccagacgggcccggatcccagaaaaatatttaagtggggaatagcttgggtcaatacctttaaaatgagctaggtccggttcggaactttgccgtagggatataccgaagagtaccgaatgtgtgattgatatgaaaaatacgtaaatgggcaactttgaacatctgtggtggccagacgggcccggatcttagaaaaatatttaagtggggaatagcttgggtcaatacctttaaaatgagctaggtccggttcggaactttgccgtagggatataccgaagagtaccgaatgtgtgattgatatgaaaaatacgtaaatgggcaactttgaacctctgtggtggccagacgggcccggatcccagaaaaatatttaagtggggaatagcttgggtcaatacctttaaaatgagctaggtccggttcggaactttgccgtagggatttaccgaagagtaccgaatgtgtgattgatatgaaaaatacgtaaatgagcaactttgaacctctgtggtggccagacgggcccggatcccagaaaaatatttaagtggggaatagcttgggtcaatacctttaaaatgagctaggtccggttcggaactttgccgtagggatataccgaagagtaccgaatgtgtgattgatatgaaaaatacgtaaatgggcaactttgaacctctgtggtggccagatgggcccggatcccagaaaaatatttaagtggggaatagcttgggtcaatacctttaaaatgagctaggtccggttcggaactttgccgtagggatataccgaagagtaccgaatgtgtgattgatatgaaaaatacgtaaatgggcaactttgaacctctgtggtggccagacgggccggatcccagaaaaatatttaagtggggaatagcttgggtcaatacctttaaaatgagctaggtccggttcggaactttgccgtagggatataccgaagagtaccgaatgtgtgattgatatgaaaaatacgtaaatgagcaactttgaacctctgtggtggccagacgggcccggatcccagaaaaatatttaagtggggaatagcttgggtcaatacctttaaaatgagctaggtccggttcggaactttgccgtagggatataccgaagagtaccgaatgtgtgattgatatgaaaaatacgtaaatgggcaactttgaacctctgtggtggccagatgggcccggatcccagaaaaatatttaagtggggaatagcttgggtcaatacctttaaaatgagctaggtccggttcggaactttgccgtagggatataccgaagagtaccgaatgtgtgattgatatgaaaaatacgtaaatgggcaactttgaacctctgtggtggccagacgggcccggatcccagaaaaatatttaagtggggaatagcttg is a genomic window of Mytilus trossulus isolate FHL-02 chromosome 1, PNRI_Mtr1.1.1.hap1, whole genome shotgun sequence containing:
- the LOC134707775 gene encoding uncharacterized protein LOC134707775 — protein: MDCVYIPDIYHITSVSNTTIDVFATISEFLEVNFHSGTDFPRQQLHGIMHEMVNYKKNTDFPEINKLLYLLTEMVLGVVESHQSSSFDSKKSFAETIQSKLIKLVPSSDSMRPIPTFDHVKTEEYYTDVDEMYKLMRTHKHIYKDMQRQQEICWSANSKVKTYELCLKTAKMSRNYMADKLSKTKLKRRDESIQILQKILNDKMEKAAETAITYQTLITKEKATRNALRLIERNLVDDIKFNLIDRIQSGLVSMKYILASQTNKLYELLPIIDDFDCRLAAESIIEKLSSKYQYNSPQEFYIANGFNAKLPDIRFVSCKASKQIQKEQQSEHHCEQTEEQRNNNNVSYQDNQFKFLSNTYVNTKDLSEKLNECFVEITKGMIVKLKIATHESKVAFGWYKSNPWNQKRWGFFCKSTTT